Proteins found in one Limnohabitans sp. TEGF004 genomic segment:
- a CDS encoding aspartate kinase — translation MALIVHKYGGTSMGSTERIRNVAKRVAKWARAGHQMVVVPSAMSGETNRLLGLAKELAPSKADSAYNRELDMLASTGEQASSALLAIALQAEGQPSVSYAGWQVPIRTNNAYTKARIESIDDVRVRADLDAGKVVIITGFQGKDEHDNITTLGRGGSDTSAVAVAAALKAKECLIYTDVDGVYTTDPRVVPEARRLETLCFEEMLEMASLGSKVLQIRSVEFAGKYKVPLRVLSSFTAWDIDINEEAKSGTLITFEEDEKMEQAIVSGIAFNRDEAKISVVGVPDKPGIAYQILGAVAEANIEVDMIIQNISKDGKTDFSFTVHRNDYARTTDLLKDKVLPALGASDVQGDTKICKVSIVGIGMRSHVGVASKMFRSLSEEGINIQMISTSEIKTSVVIDEKYMELAVRALHKAFDLDQPSA, via the coding sequence ATGGCATTGATTGTTCATAAATACGGCGGCACGTCGATGGGCTCGACAGAGCGCATTCGCAACGTCGCCAAGCGCGTGGCCAAGTGGGCCCGTGCGGGTCACCAAATGGTGGTGGTTCCTTCCGCGATGAGCGGCGAGACCAACCGTTTGCTAGGCCTTGCCAAAGAATTGGCCCCTTCCAAAGCCGACTCGGCCTACAACCGCGAACTCGACATGCTGGCCTCTACGGGCGAGCAAGCGTCTTCTGCGTTGTTGGCCATTGCTTTGCAAGCCGAAGGCCAGCCCTCAGTTAGCTACGCTGGATGGCAAGTACCGATTCGCACCAATAACGCCTACACCAAGGCCCGCATTGAGTCGATTGACGATGTGCGCGTTCGTGCCGATTTGGACGCTGGCAAAGTGGTCATCATCACGGGCTTCCAAGGCAAAGACGAACACGACAACATCACCACCTTAGGCCGTGGCGGCTCTGACACCTCGGCTGTGGCCGTGGCAGCAGCGCTCAAAGCCAAAGAGTGTTTGATTTATACCGACGTGGATGGTGTGTACACCACAGACCCACGTGTGGTGCCTGAAGCCCGTCGCTTAGAAACACTGTGTTTCGAAGAGATGCTGGAGATGGCATCTTTGGGTAGCAAAGTTTTGCAAATTCGCTCAGTTGAGTTTGCAGGTAAATACAAGGTGCCGCTGCGCGTGTTGTCCAGCTTCACCGCGTGGGACATTGACATCAACGAAGAAGCCAAATCAGGTACGTTGATCACCTTTGAGGAAGACGAAAAAATGGAACAAGCAATCGTATCGGGCATCGCATTCAACCGTGACGAAGCCAAAATCTCTGTGGTCGGCGTGCCAGACAAGCCAGGTATCGCTTACCAAATCTTGGGCGCTGTGGCTGAAGCCAACATTGAAGTGGACATGATCATCCAAAACATCAGCAAGGATGGCAAAACCGACTTCAGCTTCACCGTGCACCGCAACGATTACGCTCGCACAACAGATTTGTTGAAAGACAAAGTGTTGCCAGCCTTGGGCGCATCTGATGTGCAAGGCGACACCAAGATTTGCAAAGTCTCTATCGTCGGTATCGGCATGCGCAGCCACGTGGGTGTGGCCAGCAAGATGTTCCGCTCATTGAGCGAAGAGGGCATCAACATCCAAATGATCTCGACATCTGAAATTAAGACCTCCGTTGTGATCGACGAAAAATACATGGAACTCGCTGTGCGCGCGTTGCACAAAGCTTTCGATTTGGACCAGCCTTCTGCTTAA
- the tilS gene encoding tRNA lysidine(34) synthetase TilS has translation MAASPTPKLNANFPTLDAFQHLGPFAVALSGGADSTALLFACAKRWPGRVHAVHVHHGLQAAADGFEAHCVALCEGLHVPLVVQRVNAAHAVGESPEDAARQARYRALAEALKNNWGGQIKDMALAQHADDQVETLLLALSRGAGLPGLACMPAVAERHGVTYHRPWLDVPGEALREALRAAGQAWVEDPTNTDTRYTRNRIRAELLPVIEQAFPAFRQTFARSASHAAQAQTLLQEVAEQDLQIVGNPPAIKALQQLSEARQSNVLRLWLALEHSQASAAQLQALLVQVKACTTRGHNIDIKVGRGFVRRDRAVLRCYNL, from the coding sequence ATGGCCGCTTCACCGACACCAAAGCTGAACGCTAATTTCCCCACGCTGGACGCGTTCCAGCACTTAGGTCCATTCGCCGTTGCACTCAGCGGCGGGGCCGATTCCACCGCCTTACTCTTTGCTTGTGCCAAACGCTGGCCGGGCAGGGTGCATGCTGTCCATGTGCATCATGGCTTGCAAGCGGCTGCTGATGGTTTTGAAGCACATTGCGTGGCGTTGTGTGAAGGCCTTCATGTTCCACTGGTGGTGCAACGGGTCAACGCAGCTCACGCAGTGGGTGAAAGCCCAGAAGATGCAGCTCGTCAAGCCCGTTATCGAGCGCTGGCTGAGGCACTGAAAAACAACTGGGGTGGACAAATCAAAGACATGGCCTTGGCTCAGCATGCTGATGACCAAGTGGAGACCTTGCTGCTGGCGCTCTCACGTGGTGCAGGCTTGCCTGGTCTGGCATGCATGCCAGCAGTGGCTGAGCGTCATGGTGTGACTTATCACCGTCCTTGGTTGGATGTGCCTGGGGAAGCCTTGCGTGAGGCTCTTAGGGCTGCAGGGCAAGCTTGGGTGGAAGATCCCACCAATACAGACACGCGCTACACACGTAACCGTATCCGTGCTGAGTTGCTGCCAGTGATTGAGCAGGCGTTTCCAGCTTTTAGGCAAACCTTTGCGCGTAGTGCTTCACATGCGGCCCAAGCGCAAACCCTGCTTCAAGAGGTGGCTGAACAAGATTTGCAAATCGTGGGTAATCCACCTGCCATCAAAGCTTTGCAGCAACTCAGTGAGGCTCGGCAATCGAACGTTTTGCGCCTTTGGCTGGCGCTGGAACACTCTCAAGCCAGTGCAGCTCAACTGCAGGCGTTGCTGGTGCAAGTCAAGGCTTGCACCACACGCGGCCACAACATCGATATCAAGGTGGGGCGTGGGTTTGTGCGCCGAGATAGGGCTGTATTGCGTTGCTACAATCTGTAG
- a CDS encoding acetyl-CoA carboxylase carboxyltransferase subunit alpha, whose product MAKRTFLDFEQPIAELEGKIEELRYVQSESAVDISDEIDQLSKKSMQLTKDIYSDLTPWQITKIARHAERPYTLDYINEIFTDFVEMHGDRHFADDLSIVGGLARFNGNACMVLGQQKGRDTKERAARNFGMSRPEGYRKALRLMKTAEKFKLPVFTFVDTPGAYPGIDAEERSQSEAIGRNIFEMAQLEVPIITTIIGEGGSGGALAISVADQVLMLQYSVYSVISPEGCASILWKTSDRAEDAAEQLGITAHRLKALGLVDKIVNEPVGGAHRDPKQMAAQLKRGLNDAWRQVTDMKVKELLDKRYERLQSYGRFTDTKAER is encoded by the coding sequence TTGGCTAAACGAACTTTCCTCGACTTTGAACAACCGATTGCTGAGCTAGAAGGCAAGATCGAAGAACTGCGCTATGTGCAAAGCGAGTCTGCGGTGGACATTTCTGACGAGATTGACCAGCTCAGCAAGAAAAGCATGCAGCTGACCAAAGACATTTACAGCGACCTCACACCTTGGCAAATCACCAAGATTGCCCGTCATGCCGAGCGTCCCTACACGCTGGACTACATCAACGAGATCTTCACCGACTTCGTAGAAATGCATGGCGACCGCCACTTTGCCGATGACTTGAGCATCGTGGGTGGCTTGGCCCGTTTCAATGGCAATGCGTGTATGGTCTTGGGTCAGCAAAAAGGCCGCGACACCAAAGAGCGCGCTGCGCGTAACTTTGGCATGAGTCGCCCTGAGGGCTACCGCAAAGCTTTGCGTTTGATGAAGACGGCCGAGAAGTTCAAGTTGCCTGTGTTCACCTTTGTGGACACACCCGGCGCTTACCCCGGCATCGACGCAGAAGAGCGCAGCCAATCCGAAGCGATTGGTCGCAATATTTTTGAAATGGCCCAACTCGAAGTGCCGATCATCACCACCATCATTGGTGAAGGTGGCTCGGGTGGCGCGTTGGCCATCAGCGTGGCAGATCAAGTGTTGATGCTGCAGTACTCGGTGTACTCGGTCATCAGCCCAGAAGGTTGCGCCTCGATTTTGTGGAAAACCTCTGACCGTGCCGAAGATGCTGCGGAGCAACTGGGCATCACCGCCCATCGCCTGAAAGCTTTAGGCCTGGTCGACAAAATCGTGAATGAGCCAGTGGGTGGCGCACACCGTGACCCCAAGCAAATGGCGGCTCAACTCAAGCGCGGCTTGAACGACGCGTGGCGCCAAGTGACCGACATGAAGGTCAAAGAGTTGCTCGACAAGCGTTACGAGCGTCTGCAAAGCTATGGCCGCTTCACCGACACCAAAGCTGAACGCTAA
- a CDS encoding DNA-3-methyladenine glycosylase 2 family protein, with amino-acid sequence MVAQDKITIATPEYWAEACKHLVKKDRVMKRLIPQFGEASLQSRGDAFVTLARSIVGQQVSVKAAQTVWDRFALLPRKITPANVLKLKVDDMRAAGLSVRKVEYIVDLALHFDNGALHVKKWSEMTDDAIIEELVAIRGIGRWTAEMFLMFHLMRPNVLPLDDVGLINGISHNYFSGEAVSRSEAREVAAAWAPYCSVATWYIWRSLDPLPVSY; translated from the coding sequence ATGGTCGCCCAAGACAAAATCACCATCGCCACACCCGAGTACTGGGCTGAGGCGTGCAAACACTTGGTCAAAAAAGATCGGGTGATGAAACGCCTCATCCCTCAGTTTGGCGAGGCCTCGTTGCAGTCGCGCGGTGATGCGTTTGTCACGCTGGCGCGCAGCATTGTGGGCCAGCAGGTGTCGGTCAAGGCCGCTCAAACCGTGTGGGACCGCTTTGCTTTGTTGCCTCGCAAAATCACGCCCGCCAATGTGCTCAAGCTCAAGGTGGATGACATGCGCGCCGCAGGCTTGTCAGTCCGCAAGGTCGAATACATCGTCGACTTGGCGCTGCACTTTGACAACGGTGCTTTGCATGTGAAGAAGTGGTCTGAGATGACGGATGACGCCATCATCGAAGAGCTGGTGGCCATTCGCGGCATTGGCCGCTGGACCGCTGAGATGTTTTTGATGTTCCACCTCATGCGGCCCAATGTGTTGCCGCTTGACGATGTGGGCTTGATCAACGGGATTAGCCACAACTATTTCTCGGGCGAGGCGGTCAGCCGCAGCGAAGCCCGAGAAGTGGCTGCGGCGTGGGCGCCATACTGCAGTGTGGCGACTTGGTATATTTGGCGATCGCTAGATCCGCTGCCAGTGTCTTACTGA
- the cysS gene encoding cysteine--tRNA ligase, whose protein sequence is MTLRIHNTLTRALENFSPLEPGHVRMYVCGMTVYDLCHLGHARSMVAFDVVQRWLKASGYRVTYVRNITDIDDKIIKRSLENGETVRGLTDRMIDALHQDADALGIERPTHEPRAMDYVPQMLAMIGTLQDKGLAYQASNGDVNYAVRKFPGYGKLSGKSLDELQAGERVAVDDGKQDPLDFVLWKSAKESEPDEVKWASPFGAGRPGWHIECSAMSCEMLGQSFDIHGGGADLQFPHHENEIAQSEGANGQKMASVWMHNGFINVDNEKMSKSLGNFFTIRDVLKEFDAETVRFFVVRSHYRSQLNYSDVHLNDARGALKRLYTALGTVTPDEVTIDWAEPHAARFKAAMDEDFGTPEAVAVLFELASELNRTQSAQAAGLLKALGGVLGLLQDDPKAFAQAGAGVDEDAIQAQIAARAAAKAAKNFAEADRIRQALAAEGIVLKDSPVGTTWERG, encoded by the coding sequence ATGACGCTTCGCATTCACAACACGCTCACGCGTGCGCTGGAGAACTTTTCGCCGCTCGAACCTGGCCATGTGCGCATGTACGTGTGTGGCATGACCGTGTACGACCTGTGTCATTTGGGCCATGCCCGTTCGATGGTGGCGTTCGATGTGGTGCAGCGTTGGCTCAAGGCAAGCGGCTATCGTGTGACCTATGTGCGCAACATCACCGACATTGACGACAAGATCATCAAACGCTCGCTAGAAAACGGCGAAACCGTGCGCGGCTTGACCGACCGCATGATTGACGCTTTGCATCAAGACGCCGACGCGTTGGGCATCGAGCGCCCCACGCACGAGCCCCGCGCTATGGACTATGTGCCGCAAATGCTTGCCATGATTGGCACTTTGCAAGACAAAGGCTTGGCCTACCAAGCCAGCAATGGCGATGTGAATTACGCCGTGCGTAAGTTTCCAGGCTACGGCAAGTTGTCCGGCAAGTCGCTGGACGAGTTGCAAGCCGGCGAGCGCGTGGCCGTCGACGATGGCAAGCAAGACCCACTGGACTTTGTGTTGTGGAAGTCTGCCAAAGAGAGCGAACCTGACGAAGTGAAATGGGCCAGCCCCTTTGGTGCAGGCCGCCCCGGCTGGCACATCGAGTGCTCAGCTATGAGTTGCGAGATGCTGGGCCAGAGTTTTGACATTCATGGCGGTGGCGCTGACTTGCAGTTCCCACACCACGAGAACGAAATCGCCCAAAGCGAAGGCGCGAATGGCCAAAAAATGGCCAGCGTCTGGATGCACAACGGCTTCATCAATGTGGACAACGAAAAAATGTCCAAGAGCTTGGGTAACTTCTTCACCATCCGTGATGTGTTGAAAGAGTTTGATGCGGAGACAGTGCGCTTCTTTGTCGTGCGCAGCCATTACCGCAGCCAGCTCAACTACAGCGACGTGCATTTGAACGACGCCCGTGGCGCGTTGAAACGCCTCTACACAGCGTTGGGAACAGTGACGCCTGATGAAGTGACGATCGATTGGGCTGAGCCCCATGCTGCGCGCTTCAAAGCAGCGATGGACGAAGACTTTGGCACGCCTGAGGCGGTGGCTGTGTTGTTTGAACTCGCCAGCGAGCTCAACCGCACACAGTCGGCACAGGCCGCTGGCTTGCTCAAAGCCTTGGGCGGCGTGTTGGGCTTGTTGCAAGACGACCCCAAAGCCTTTGCCCAAGCGGGCGCAGGTGTGGACGAAGACGCCATTCAAGCCCAAATCGCTGCACGTGCAGCAGCCAAAGCGGCCAAGAACTTTGCCGAGGCCGACCGCATTCGCCAAGCCTTGGCCGCCGAGGGCATTGTGCTCAAAGACTCGCCCGTAGGCACCACTTGGGAGCGTGGCTAA
- a CDS encoding tetratricopeptide repeat protein, with amino-acid sequence MTNPHAPSLTKSLASPTARQTFAQARWVAAWVLGWVVGFGSFNAQAQSVEALDWQPGQSMMPMVISTPHNDVRKLLRQAKYPQALLLVNKGLVNNPRDPQMRFWQGFIFEQLGQSDMGQQVYLGLTQDYPELAEPHNNLGVLYAAKGDYPNAKASLDAALRANPNYAAAHENMGDLLVNMARQSYEQSLAIDAKQRGLTQKIERLTPVLAITQGKP; translated from the coding sequence ATGACAAACCCTCACGCTCCCTCCCTAACCAAGTCTTTGGCATCGCCCACAGCTCGTCAAACCTTCGCACAAGCCCGATGGGTGGCTGCATGGGTCCTGGGGTGGGTTGTAGGTTTTGGTTCATTCAATGCGCAGGCTCAAAGCGTGGAAGCATTGGACTGGCAACCGGGCCAATCCATGATGCCCATGGTGATCAGCACACCGCACAACGATGTCCGCAAGCTGCTGCGCCAAGCCAAGTACCCACAAGCCTTGCTACTGGTCAACAAAGGTTTGGTCAACAACCCGCGTGATCCGCAAATGCGATTTTGGCAAGGGTTCATCTTTGAGCAACTAGGGCAATCAGACATGGGGCAACAGGTGTATTTGGGCCTGACTCAAGATTACCCAGAGCTGGCCGAGCCGCACAACAACCTAGGTGTGCTTTATGCAGCCAAGGGCGACTACCCCAACGCCAAGGCTTCACTGGATGCAGCCTTGCGGGCCAATCCCAATTACGCAGCAGCCCACGAAAACATGGGCGATCTCTTAGTCAATATGGCGCGTCAGTCGTACGAACAGTCTTTGGCGATTGATGCCAAACAACGCGGTTTAACTCAGAAAATCGAACGACTCACACCTGTTCTCGCAATTACCCAAGGCAAACCATGA
- a CDS encoding peptidylprolyl isomerase, with amino-acid sequence MTRRVLCALAFIGLAQTAIAQDAPRVKFVTNAGEFVVEIYPDKAPKTVDNFLQYVRDKHYDGTIFHRVIGNFMVQGGGYDQRYIERRTRPPVEHEGREALAKGGPRNTVGTIAMARTNVPNSATAQFFINVMDNAFLDPTPQQPGYTVFGKVVSGMDTITKIKSVQTGFGGPFPSDVPRTPIIIQSANLL; translated from the coding sequence ATGACACGTCGCGTCTTATGTGCCCTCGCCTTCATTGGCTTGGCCCAAACAGCCATCGCGCAAGACGCCCCCCGCGTGAAGTTCGTCACCAATGCGGGCGAATTTGTGGTCGAGATCTACCCAGACAAAGCACCCAAGACTGTCGACAACTTTTTGCAATACGTGCGCGACAAGCACTATGACGGCACCATCTTTCACCGAGTGATTGGTAACTTCATGGTGCAAGGTGGTGGCTATGACCAACGCTACATCGAGCGCCGCACACGCCCACCTGTGGAGCACGAAGGCCGTGAAGCCTTGGCCAAAGGTGGTCCACGTAACACCGTGGGCACCATTGCCATGGCGCGCACCAATGTGCCCAACTCGGCCACCGCACAGTTTTTCATCAATGTGATGGACAACGCCTTCCTTGACCCAACACCACAACAACCCGGCTACACCGTGTTTGGCAAAGTGGTCTCGGGCATGGACACCATCACAAAAATCAAAAGCGTACAGACTGGCTTTGGCGGCCCCTTCCCGTCTGATGTGCCACGCACCCCCATCATCATCCAATCGGCCAACCTGCTCTAA
- a CDS encoding peptidylprolyl isomerase — protein MSNPQVELHILDHGVITIELDAEKAPKCTENFLHYVNKGHYDKTIFHRVIPGFMVQGGGFEPGMTQKDCDEPIENEANNGLKNNHYTLAMARTSDPHSATAQFFINVADNEFLNHKAPSMQGWGYAVFGKVVSGNDVVDKIAAVKTARKGFHDDVPKEDVVIEKAVAL, from the coding sequence ATGAGCAACCCTCAAGTCGAACTGCACATCTTGGACCACGGCGTCATCACCATCGAACTCGACGCTGAAAAAGCGCCGAAGTGCACCGAAAATTTCTTGCACTACGTGAACAAAGGTCACTACGACAAAACCATTTTTCACCGCGTGATTCCAGGCTTCATGGTGCAAGGCGGCGGCTTTGAGCCCGGCATGACACAAAAAGATTGCGACGAGCCCATCGAAAACGAAGCCAACAACGGCCTCAAGAACAACCACTACACACTGGCCATGGCCCGCACGTCTGACCCACACTCAGCCACCGCTCAGTTCTTCATCAACGTGGCTGACAACGAATTTTTGAACCACAAAGCACCCAGCATGCAAGGCTGGGGCTATGCCGTGTTTGGCAAAGTGGTGAGTGGCAATGACGTGGTCGACAAAATCGCTGCCGTCAAAACAGCCCGCAAAGGCTTCCATGACGACGTGCCAAAAGAAGACGTGGTCATCGAAAAAGCAGTGGCGCTCTAA
- a CDS encoding UDP-2,3-diacylglucosamine diphosphatase: MSTAPLLPQPVPSVQAPQHWQRVDFISDLHLDAHERATFDAWAQHMAHTPADALFILGDLFEVWVGDDNPDPFALQCIAVLKATAQRLPVYFMCGNRDFLVGADLLKASGMQGLSDPTVLDLGATGNAQPTRILLSHGDALCLDDHDYLAFRAQVRQPEWQAAFLAKPLTERQAYARDVRNKSEALKRSHTTQADFTDYADVDSQAAIAWLKGADAQVLLHGHTHKPAAHDLGDGLSRWVLSDWHADSQPPRLEVLSWLRQNEQSPTRGLCRLPLSVV, translated from the coding sequence ATGTCAACCGCCCCTCTGCTGCCACAGCCTGTGCCTAGCGTACAAGCGCCGCAGCATTGGCAACGTGTGGACTTCATCTCTGACCTGCACCTAGACGCCCATGAGCGTGCCACGTTTGATGCGTGGGCACAGCACATGGCGCACACCCCCGCAGACGCCCTCTTCATCTTGGGTGATTTGTTTGAGGTGTGGGTGGGCGACGACAACCCAGACCCCTTCGCCTTGCAGTGCATCGCTGTGCTCAAGGCCACGGCGCAACGCTTGCCCGTGTACTTCATGTGCGGCAACCGCGATTTTTTGGTGGGCGCAGACCTACTCAAAGCCAGCGGCATGCAAGGATTGAGCGACCCAACGGTGTTAGACCTTGGCGCCACTGGCAACGCCCAACCCACGCGCATCTTGCTCAGCCACGGCGATGCCTTGTGCTTAGACGACCACGACTATTTGGCCTTTCGCGCTCAAGTGCGCCAGCCCGAATGGCAAGCCGCTTTTTTAGCCAAACCTTTGACAGAACGCCAAGCCTATGCGCGCGACGTGCGAAACAAAAGCGAAGCACTCAAACGCAGTCACACCACGCAAGCAGATTTCACTGACTATGCCGATGTAGACAGCCAAGCCGCCATCGCGTGGCTCAAAGGAGCTGACGCTCAAGTGCTGCTGCATGGCCACACTCACAAGCCTGCGGCACACGACCTAGGCGATGGTTTGAGCCGTTGGGTGCTGAGTGATTGGCATGCAGACAGCCAACCGCCGCGACTTGAAGTGCTGAGCTGGCTGCGCCAAAACGAACAAAGCCCCACTAGGGGGCTTTGTCGGTTGCCGCTCAGCGTTGTTTAA
- a CDS encoding DUF349 domain-containing protein has product MNKPLDLAALDKLTGGAFTVSTSADRTTRLRDWLAGQPTLDQVQAVFDEMSHRDKGAAKVLREKLDELRRSKDQDALIVEWAAKGEALRDAPHINLADAMGWQRDAAKAGAPLSREPLAGLKTALAERVKAIEDLQHQTQVQREAAVLLAQRIEVLSTKPWQDALAQREALQADLDRWVAQAQALAADAQWPSVDAKFASALQTSTQQVQAVWTAFGEALTLTEAAAADAAAPLPAVPAWSDQIRVARGEVLPQAAAPEKAAKPAAGVDATRKVKPTADKAVVDQKRLELAIQAEALFKPAPAAKPVKAKVAKADDAALAQDAAEAAAIDAVATEAVSAPEVSAAPADEVTPTSEAIAEAATETVVPEAAAQATAAEKPAAKADDVVRIPAMGGRKMQETLRNLREQWKKIDKEAAPNPALWKRFDSACNRAHEVVDAWLKEARAQTTAHKAQRLALIEEVKAWAVAHANGPDWKGVARQLHQFAQRWRESGHLSEKMFAELQPVWKAAIHAAHEPLEAVQKASLARRHALIAEAQALGAAPSLRVDAVKALQQRWQEEAHAVVLDRKQEQKLWDAFRQPIDEAFARKSSVREQSQAALTPHDKAVLDAAKILDSATAKGDAAAIRAAMQTLEQIARGEVVAGAASPAAPAAPAAPAAAEPVATPAQEAPATSESADVTAEGSAEATSTDEAEVANEAPAAETPDAEVSAEPVAEVASAKPKAAPRPVVAVRGDDRPGQKRTEAAPAGRGRDGKPSGKFGDKPSFGRDGKPGRDGGRDGGRDGGREGFAPRGPRLGDAAFRAQRFALESAQDALRRLASQAHGEVLTQLMHAWEKRDASQLPAAQAIGSKLSPAQRTQWSQALSAQPQGAAVTPLLRLEVAADLPTPAAQMDARRALQLQMLTRRNDPSPQMTWAADAAQVLGGAYDEAAARRLQAALKVLLKR; this is encoded by the coding sequence TTGAACAAACCCCTCGACCTCGCCGCCTTAGACAAATTGACTGGCGGGGCCTTTACCGTTTCGACCTCGGCAGACCGCACCACGCGCCTGCGCGACTGGCTGGCTGGCCAGCCCACTTTGGACCAAGTGCAAGCCGTCTTTGATGAAATGAGCCACCGAGACAAAGGTGCTGCCAAAGTCTTGCGCGAAAAGCTGGATGAGCTGCGTCGCAGCAAAGATCAAGACGCTTTGATCGTGGAGTGGGCTGCCAAAGGCGAAGCCTTGCGCGATGCGCCCCACATCAATTTGGCTGACGCCATGGGCTGGCAGCGCGATGCCGCCAAAGCAGGTGCGCCCTTGTCACGCGAACCCTTGGCTGGTCTGAAAACCGCTTTGGCTGAACGTGTCAAGGCGATTGAAGATTTGCAACACCAAACCCAAGTGCAGCGCGAAGCCGCTGTGCTGTTGGCCCAGCGCATTGAAGTGTTGTCCACCAAGCCTTGGCAAGACGCCTTGGCCCAGCGCGAAGCCCTGCAAGCTGACCTTGACCGTTGGGTGGCGCAAGCCCAAGCGTTGGCCGCCGATGCCCAGTGGCCTAGCGTGGATGCCAAATTTGCGTCTGCTCTGCAAACCAGCACCCAACAAGTGCAAGCCGTGTGGACTGCTTTTGGCGAGGCCTTGACCTTGACCGAGGCAGCTGCGGCCGATGCCGCCGCGCCATTGCCAGCTGTGCCCGCATGGTCTGACCAAATTCGTGTGGCCCGTGGTGAAGTATTGCCTCAAGCTGCCGCACCAGAAAAAGCAGCCAAGCCTGCTGCGGGTGTGGATGCAACGCGCAAAGTTAAACCAACAGCCGACAAAGCTGTGGTGGACCAAAAGCGTTTGGAGCTGGCCATTCAAGCCGAAGCGTTGTTCAAGCCTGCGCCTGCGGCTAAGCCTGTGAAAGCCAAAGTGGCGAAGGCGGATGACGCTGCGCTTGCGCAAGATGCTGCTGAAGCCGCCGCGATTGACGCGGTTGCCACTGAGGCTGTCAGCGCACCTGAAGTTAGCGCAGCACCTGCCGATGAAGTTACGCCAACATCAGAAGCCATTGCAGAAGCGGCAACCGAGACGGTCGTGCCCGAAGCCGCAGCTCAAGCAACTGCTGCAGAAAAACCAGCCGCTAAAGCTGACGACGTGGTTCGCATCCCCGCCATGGGCGGACGCAAGATGCAAGAAACCTTGCGCAACTTGCGCGAGCAATGGAAAAAAATCGACAAAGAAGCCGCGCCCAACCCCGCGTTGTGGAAGCGCTTTGACAGCGCCTGCAACCGCGCTCACGAAGTGGTGGACGCATGGCTCAAGGAAGCCCGCGCCCAAACCACCGCGCACAAAGCCCAGCGCTTGGCTTTGATTGAAGAAGTCAAAGCATGGGCAGTTGCGCATGCCAATGGCCCCGACTGGAAGGGCGTGGCCCGCCAGTTGCACCAGTTTGCCCAGCGCTGGCGCGAAAGCGGCCACTTGAGCGAGAAAATGTTTGCCGAGTTGCAACCCGTTTGGAAAGCCGCCATCCACGCCGCGCACGAACCATTGGAAGCCGTGCAAAAAGCAAGTCTTGCACGCCGCCATGCCCTGATTGCCGAAGCCCAAGCTTTGGGCGCTGCGCCTTCGCTGCGTGTGGATGCCGTGAAGGCTTTGCAACAACGCTGGCAAGAAGAAGCCCACGCCGTTGTACTCGACCGCAAGCAAGAACAAAAACTGTGGGATGCCTTCCGTCAACCGATTGACGAAGCCTTTGCCCGCAAGTCGTCGGTGCGCGAGCAATCGCAAGCCGCGCTCACGCCGCACGACAAAGCCGTGCTGGATGCGGCCAAGATTTTGGATTCAGCCACGGCCAAAGGTGATGCTGCTGCCATCCGTGCGGCCATGCAAACACTGGAGCAAATCGCGCGCGGTGAAGTGGTGGCTGGCGCTGCTTCCCCAGCTGCCCCAGCTGCCCCAGCTGCCCCAGCTGCCGCTGAGCCTGTTGCGACACCTGCACAAGAAGCGCCTGCAACTTCAGAATCTGCTGACGTAACTGCCGAAGGCTCTGCAGAGGCGACCTCAACAGATGAAGCAGAAGTTGCAAACGAAGCACCCGCCGCAGAGACTCCAGATGCCGAAGTATCTGCAGAGCCCGTGGCAGAAGTAGCCTCTGCCAAACCCAAAGCTGCGCCACGCCCAGTAGTGGCTGTGCGCGGTGATGACCGCCCAGGTCAAAAACGTACCGAAGCCGCACCTGCTGGCCGTGGCCGCGATGGCAAGCCCAGCGGCAAGTTTGGTGACAAGCCAAGCTTTGGCCGTGACGGCAAACCAGGCCGCGATGGTGGACGTGATGGTGGACGTGATGGTGGCCGCGAGGGCTTTGCACCGCGTGGCCCACGTTTGGGTGATGCAGCTTTCCGCGCCCAACGCTTTGCTTTGGAGTCTGCACAAGATGCCTTGCGTCGTTTGGCTTCACAAGCGCACGGCGAGGTGTTGACCCAGCTCATGCACGCTTGGGAAAAGCGCGATGCTTCCCAATTGCCAGCGGCGCAAGCCATTGGTAGCAAGCTCAGCCCAGCGCAGCGCACGCAATGGTCGCAAGCTTTGTCGGCTCAGCCGCAAGGCGCGGCCGTCACGCCCTTGTTGCGTTTGGAAGTGGCCGCTGACTTGCCCACGCCTGCTGCGCAAATGGATGCACGCCGTGCCTTGCAGTTGCAAATGCTCACGCGCCGCAATGACCCGTCGCCTCAAATGACATGGGCTGCTGATGCGGCTCAGGTCTTGGGTGGTGCATATGACGAAGCTGCAGCGCGTCGTTTGCAAGCTGCGCTGAAGGTGTTGCTCAAGCGTTAA